In Musa acuminata AAA Group cultivar baxijiao chromosome BXJ2-3, Cavendish_Baxijiao_AAA, whole genome shotgun sequence, the following proteins share a genomic window:
- the LOC135606440 gene encoding eukaryotic translation initiation factor 2 subunit beta-like, with protein sequence MAQENPTEMKEEVPEPAPFDPTKKKKKKKVVIQDPAEEVEKLAEKTESLTVGDIGEPSFVGMKKKKKKPVETNFLNDNNGDSGEDPNGRTSSDQIGEDDEGEGIVLGVVRYPWAGTDRDYKYEELLGRVFNILHENNPDLAGDRRRTVMRTPKVLREGTKKTVFVNFMDLCKMMHRQPEHVMNFLLAEMGTSGSLDGQQRLVVKGRFTPDNFAGIIRRYVNEYVTCNGCKSPDTILSKENRLFFLRCEKCGSSCSVAPIKAGFVARVGRRKAGSYSGYSPLRNCYSSTMYRKNVFCCSLACSFTRLICFLHLISFNVLFACAGYITDAYGGK encoded by the exons ATGGCTCAAGAGAATCCAACTGAGATGAAAGAGGAGGTGCCTGAG CCGGCACCCTTTGATCCaactaagaagaagaaaaagaaaaaggttgtaATTCAAGATCCTGCAGAGGAGGTAGAAAAACTAGCTGAGAAAACTGAAAGTTTAACAG TTGGTGATATAGGTGAACCTAGTTTTGTtggcatgaagaagaagaagaagaaaccg GTGGAAACTAACTTTTTAAATGACAACAAtggagattctggagaagatcccAATGGTAGGACGTCCA GTGACCAGATTGGAGAGGATGACGAAGGAGAGGGCATTGTGTTAGGAGTTGTTCGATACCCATGGGCAGGAACAGATCGTGATTATAAGTATGAAGAG CTGCTGGGTAGGGTTTTCAATATATTACATGAGAATAATCCAGATCTTGCTGGAGATAGGCGCAGGACTGTGATGAGGACTCCGAAAGTTCTCAGAGAAGGAACTAAGAAGACTGTTTTTGTGAATTTTATGGATCTCTGCAAAAT GATGCATAGGCAACCAGAGCATGTGATGAATTTCTTGCTTGCTGAAATGGGAACAAGTGGATCCCTTGATGGACAGCAGAGATTGGTGGTTAAAGGAAGATTTACTCCAGATAATTTTGCGGGTATCATAAGAAGATATGTCA ATGAATATGTTACATGTAATGGTTGCAAAAGTCCAGACACAATCCTTTCCAAGGAAAATCGGTTGTTCTTTCTTCGATGTGAAAAG TGTGGTTCTTCATGTTCGGTCGCTCCTATCAAAGCTGGTTTCGTCGCACGCGTTGGCCGCCGTAAAGCTGGCTCATATTCTGGATATTCTCCTCTTCGTAACTGCTACTCTTCAACCATGTACAGGAAGAATGTGTTTTGTTGTTCATTAGCTTGCAGTTTTACCCGTCTCATTTGTTTTCTGCACTTAATTAGCTTCAATGTTTTATTTGCCTGTGCCGGCTATATTACTGATGCTTATGGTGGAAAGTAA
- the LOC135606441 gene encoding mannan endo-1,4-beta-mannosidase 6-like: protein MAMNKEKNTITTSLSLLRQCFLLLTIFLAVNGRTNAALPGQTEQDHNGRVHDLDGVGDEWGVVERKGNQFVVGGQPFYFNGFNTYWLLMLAVDKSTRGKVSDVFRQASSIGLTVCRTWAFNDGGWRALQKSPSVYDEDVFKAFDFVLSEAKKYKIRLVLPLVNNWESYGGKAQYVRWGNASGLNLTSDDDFFSDPTVKGYYKAHVKVLLNRANTFTNITYKDDPTIFAWELMNEPRCPSDPSGDKLQEWIQEMAFHVKSIDSVHLLGTGTEGFYGPPSHERLQLNPNAVAGQVGTDFIRNHKALGIDYASAHLYPDAWLPKSGSNDYSQFATTWIQGHTDDADAALRMPVVFGEFGVSSSKAGRSNSTQRNTFITAVYAAMLNSTKRGGSGGGCLLWQVFPEGTEYMDDGYAVVLTKAPNTSNILALQSKRMQIFNSRCSWRCHWSCKKKNRTDHDARLPRDEL, encoded by the exons ATGGCCATGAACAAGGAGAAGAACACCATCACAACTTCTCTCTCCCTGCTCCGCCAATGCTTCCTTCTGCTCACAATCTTCTTGGCGGTCAATGGGAGAACCAACGCAGCGTTACCTGGTCAGACCGAACAAGACCATAACGGAAG GGTACATGACTTGGATGGAGTGGGGGATGAGTGGGGCGTGGTGGAGAGGAAAGGGAACCAATTTGTGGTCGGAGGCCAACCTTTCTACTTCAATGGCTTCAACACCTACTGGTTGTTGATGCTCGCCGTCGACAAGTCGACGAGAGGGAAGGTGAGTGACGTGTTCCGGCAGGCTTCATCGATTGGTCTCACGGTCTGCAGGACCTGGGCATTCAACGATGGAGGATGGAGAGCCCTGCAAAAGTCTCCTTCGGTTTACGATGAGGATGTCTTCAAG GCATTCGATTTTGTGCTGAGTGAAGCCAAGAAATATAAGATCAGGCTTGTGCTTCCCTTAGTCAACAACTGGGAATCGTACGGAGGAAAAGCTCAATACGTGAGATGGGGAAACGCCTCTGGGTTGAATCTGACTTCAGATGATGACTTCTTCTCCGACCCAACGGTCAAAGGCTACTACAAAGCTCATGTCAAG GTGCTTCTCAACAGAGCGAACACCTTCACCAACATCACGTACAAAGACGACCCGACCATCTTCGCATGGGAGTTGATGAACGAGCCTCGATGCCCCTCCGACCCATCTGGAGATAAGCTGCAG GAGTGGATTCAAGAGATGGCGTTTCACGTGAAGTCGATCGATTCGGTGCACCTATTGGGAACAGGAACAGAAGGCTTCTACGGTCCCCCCTCTCATGAGAGATTGCAGCTTAACCCTAACGCTGTTGCAGGCCAAGTAGGAACTGACTTCATCAGGAACCACAAGGCTCTGGGCATCGACTACGCCTCGGCCCATCTCTACCCGGATGCCTG GTTGCCGAAATCGGGGTCGAACGACTACTCCCAGTTCGCGACGACTTGGATCCAAGGCCACACCGACGACGCGGACGCCGCGCTTCGGATGCCGGTGGTGTTCGGGGAGTTCGGCGTGTCGTCGTCGAAGGCCGGCAGGTCGAACTCGACGCAGAGGAACACGTTCATCACCGCCGTGTACGCGGCGATGCTGAACTCGACGAAGAGGGGAGGGAGCGGCGGCGGGTGCCTGCTGTGGCAGGTGTTCCCGGAGGGGACGGAGTACATGGACGACGGCTACGCCGTAGTGCTGACCAAGGCGCCCAACACATCCAACATCCTCGCGCTGCAGTCCAAGAGAATGCAGATCTTTAACTCCAGGTGTTCTTGGAGGTGCCACTGGAGCTGCAAGAAGAAGAACCGTACAGATCATGACGCTCGCCTTCCCCGTGACGAACTCTGA
- the LOC135607169 gene encoding protein NETWORKED 4B-like gives MKRMISRKSHSWWWDSHISRKNSKWLEENLEKMDQSVKQMLKLIEEEGESFAKKAEVYYQRRPELISQVEDFYRMYRALAERYDQVTGDLRKNIRSELRSQVSGSGSDHVSDPPSPSSIHSLEVTPESKPQPPKPSPRAAGFDFFLGSGGSSDLSRKGSDGSYSSSSECDSESEFDDGNEVNGDGISSRLQQKIHELEDELRETREKVKRQGEKICHDHCNSKILSLEEELSTANEKLHCAETEIMVLKNKLEETNISLETMETELRSEKEKVLNLDEHVAMLQNAVLAYKYEILVLKEATEVTTKQFQTELLNRDIQIAECKTELVNSKEKFLQQKSSLEAGIAYLEGVNMELKEETEKMLLEKLSLESHLSELQVVIQELQVSTSSSIENVSREKLALESEVLALSQSNASLEGKINILDDQVRQLDADRIQACEESGKHITELNKKLDALKLRVDMLTAEKDQLTAKVDSLTNDVRSRDGQIIQMDEHLHRLQLENAKLIIELEEGRKASLDLKSRMKDLEEEVDRQKVVISDGAEGKREAIRQLCFSLEHYRDGYHQLRQLLQCHRRSPIAAS, from the exons ATGAAGCGGATGATATCCAGAAAATCCCACTCATGGTGGTGGGATAGTCATATCAGCCGCAAGAACTCAAAATGGCTTGAAGAAAATCTTGAAA AGATGGATCAAAGTGTCAAACAAATGCTGAAATTGATAGAAGAGGAAGGAGAATCTTTTGCAAAGAAAGCTGAGGTGTATTATCAAAGGCGGCCTGAGCTGATATCCCAAGTTGAGGATTTCTACCGCATGTATCGTGCGCTCGCTGAGCGTTATGACCAAGTGACTGGAGATCTTCGCAAGAATATTCGGTCAGAGCTCAGATCTCAAGTTTCAGGCAGTGGATCTGATCATGTTTCAGATCCACCTTCTCCTTCGTCCATTCACTCATTGGAAGTCACACCTGAGTCAAAGCCACAACCACCCAAGCCAAGTCCAAGGGCTGCTGGCTTTGATTTCTTCCTCGGCTCTGGTGGCAGTTCTGACCTGTCCAGGAAGGGAAGTGATGGTTCGTATTCATCCTCTTCGGAATGTGATTCAGAGTCTGAGTTTGATGATGGCAACGAGGTAAATGGTGATGGTATTTCCTCTAGGCTACAGCAGAAAATACATGAGCTAGAGGATGAGCTACGTGAGACGAGGGAGAAGGTCAAGAGACAGGGAGAGAAAATTTGCCATGACCACTGTAATTCCAAAATCTTGTCACTagaggaagaactttcaactGCTAATGAGAAACTTCACTGTGCAGAAACTGAGATCATGGTCCTTAAAAACAAGCTTGAGGAGACTAATATTTCTTTGGAAACGATGGAGACAGAGCTCAGATCAGAAAAGGAGAAGGTTTTGAACTTGGATGAACATGTTGCCATGCTGCAGAATGCAGTATTAGCTTATAAGTATGAGATTCTGGTCCTAAAGGAAGCAACAGAGGTTACTACTAAGCAGTTCCAGACTGAGTTACTAAATCGTGATATTCAAATTGCAGAGTGCAAAACTGAACTAGTAAATTCGAAAGAGAAGTTTTTGCAGCAGAAGTCCAGCCTTGAAGCTGGAATTGCATACCTTGAAGGTGTAAACATGGAACTAAAAGAAGAAACAGAGAAAATGTTGCTGGAGAAGTTGTCACTGGAGAGTCATCTCTCTGAGCTGCAAGTTGTGATTCAAGAACTGCAAGTCTCAACTTCAAGTTCTATTGAAAATGTTTCGAGGGAGAAGTTGGCACTTGAATCTGAAGTCCTTGCTCTTTCTCAGTCCAATGCCTCGCTGGAGGGTAAGATTAACATTCTGGATGATCAGGTAAGGCAGCTTGATGCTGACAGGATTCAAGCATGTGAGGAGAGTGGGAAGCACATCACCGAGCTAAATAAGAAATTAGATGCTCTAAAACTTCGGGTTGACATGCTCACAGCTGAGAAAGACCAGCTTACTGCGAAGGTGGATTCTCTTACCAACGATGTTAGGTCGCGTGACGGTCAAATCATCCAGATGGATGAGCACCTGCATCGGTTGCAATTAGAAAATGCGAAACTGATCATCGAATTGGAGGAAGGTAGAAAAGCTAGTTTGGATCTGAAGTCACGAATGAAAGACCTCGAAGAGGAAGTGGACAGGCAGAAGGTTGTGATATCTGATGGTGCCGAGGGCAAGAGGGAAGCAATAAGACAGCTCTGCTTCTCGCTAGAGCATTACAGGGACGGCTATCATCAACTCCGGCAGTTGCTCCAGTGTCACAGGCGATCGCCCATCGCTGCAAGTTGA